In Methanobrevibacter ruminantium, one genomic interval encodes:
- the proS gene encoding proline--tRNA ligase, with product MENFSEWFHDILENADITDSRYPIKGMAVWRPYGFQIRRATLNIFRDLMDKEHDETLFPLLIPEAELAKEGIHVKGFEDEVYWVTHGGQTELNEKLAIRPTSETAMYPMFALWVRSHIDLPIKQYQVVNTFRYETKHTRPLIRVREITTFAEAHTVHSSAEEAAEQVETGIELYKKFFDGLGIAYLISKRPVWDKFPGAEYTMAFDTIMPDGKTLQIGTVHNLGQTFAHTFEITFENKEGNHEYAYQTCYGISDRVIAAAIAAHGDEKGLQLPPEISPKQITIIPIIFKDGGEEVMTKCNEIKDALESKGIRVQMDTRDIRPGKKFFDWELKGTPLRFELGPRDLNNNVAIIGRRDTGEKIEVSLDDNITQKVSDLLAEVEESMKANSWAKQEEKIVTLDSLDNVSDIVDEGKVVKFYWCGDEECGKAIEEETGVDILGINEEDIETDKVCPHCGKPAKHLALMAKTY from the coding sequence GTGGAAAATTTTAGTGAATGGTTCCATGACATTTTAGAAAATGCAGATATAACCGATTCAAGATATCCTATTAAGGGAATGGCTGTATGGCGTCCTTATGGATTTCAAATCAGAAGAGCAACTTTAAACATATTTAGAGACTTGATGGACAAAGAGCATGACGAAACCCTCTTTCCTTTACTTATTCCAGAAGCAGAACTTGCAAAAGAAGGAATTCATGTAAAGGGATTTGAAGATGAGGTATATTGGGTTACCCATGGTGGTCAAACAGAATTGAACGAAAAGCTTGCTATCAGACCAACCAGTGAAACCGCAATGTATCCTATGTTTGCATTATGGGTAAGATCACACATTGACCTCCCTATCAAACAATATCAAGTTGTAAACACATTCAGATATGAAACCAAACATACAAGACCTCTTATTAGAGTAAGGGAAATCACTACCTTCGCAGAAGCTCACACAGTACATTCAAGCGCTGAAGAGGCTGCAGAACAGGTTGAAACAGGTATCGAGCTCTACAAGAAATTCTTTGACGGACTTGGAATCGCTTATTTAATCAGCAAAAGACCAGTTTGGGACAAGTTCCCAGGTGCAGAATACACCATGGCATTCGATACAATCATGCCTGATGGAAAGACATTGCAGATTGGTACTGTTCACAACTTAGGCCAAACCTTTGCACATACCTTTGAAATAACCTTTGAAAACAAGGAAGGAAACCATGAATACGCTTACCAAACCTGTTACGGTATCTCTGACAGAGTGATTGCAGCAGCAATTGCAGCTCATGGAGATGAAAAAGGTCTTCAATTGCCTCCAGAGATTTCTCCTAAGCAAATCACTATCATCCCTATCATCTTCAAGGATGGCGGAGAGGAAGTGATGACTAAATGTAATGAAATCAAGGATGCATTGGAATCTAAAGGAATCAGAGTCCAAATGGATACCCGTGACATCAGACCAGGTAAGAAATTCTTCGATTGGGAACTCAAAGGAACTCCTCTCAGATTCGAATTAGGTCCAAGAGACTTAAACAACAATGTAGCAATCATTGGAAGAAGAGACACCGGTGAAAAGATTGAAGTAAGCTTAGACGACAACATTACTCAAAAGGTATCAGACTTATTGGCTGAAGTAGAAGAAAGCATGAAAGCTAATTCCTGGGCTAAACAGGAAGAGAAAATAGTAACCTTAGACAGTCTTGATAATGTTTCTGACATTGTTGATGAAGGAAAGGTTGTTAAGTTCTACTGGTGTGGAGACGAGGAATGTGGAAAAGCGATTGAAGAGGAAACTGGAGTAGATATCCTTGGAATAAACGAAGAGGATATTGAAACCGATAAGGTCTGTCCACATTGTGGTAAACCAGCTAAACACCTTGCTTTAATGGCTAAAACATACTAG
- a CDS encoding adenylosuccinate synthetase encodes MTCSILVGGAWGDEGKGKCITYLCDNDKPSIIARAGVGPNAGHSVEFNGEKYGLRLTPSGFVHKDAQLMIGAGVLVNPDVLFKEFEDLKKYNVKERMLVDPRCAIITEEHISRDKNSEHLAKKIGSTGSGCGPANSDHVLRSVGLAKDVPELEDYLADVSLACNEAIGNGEDVFIEGSQGFALSLYYGSYPYVTSKDTTASTFAADVGVGPTKVDEVINVFKSYISRVGEGPFPTEMTQEEAESKGLEEYGVVTGRRRRIGYFDMELAKESCRINGATQIALTCVDKLFDCARVQDYGQLSAETKAFISEIEQETGVPVTIISTGPDLKDTIDLRKELL; translated from the coding sequence ATGACTTGTAGTATACTAGTTGGTGGAGCTTGGGGAGATGAAGGTAAAGGAAAATGCATTACCTATCTCTGTGATAATGATAAGCCAAGTATTATTGCCCGTGCAGGTGTTGGGCCAAATGCAGGGCATTCTGTTGAATTCAATGGAGAAAAATATGGTTTAAGATTAACTCCATCTGGTTTTGTTCATAAAGATGCTCAACTCATGATTGGTGCAGGAGTTTTAGTAAACCCAGATGTATTATTTAAGGAATTCGAAGACTTGAAGAAATACAATGTAAAGGAAAGAATGCTTGTAGACCCAAGATGCGCAATCATTACTGAGGAACATATTTCCAGAGATAAAAATTCCGAGCATTTGGCTAAAAAGATTGGAAGTACAGGATCCGGTTGCGGGCCTGCTAATTCAGACCATGTACTGAGGTCAGTTGGCCTTGCAAAGGATGTTCCTGAACTTGAAGATTATCTTGCTGATGTCTCTCTTGCATGCAATGAAGCTATTGGCAATGGAGAAGACGTATTCATTGAAGGTTCCCAAGGATTTGCACTTTCACTTTATTACGGATCATATCCGTATGTAACCAGCAAGGACACTACTGCATCAACTTTTGCAGCAGATGTCGGTGTAGGGCCAACTAAAGTGGATGAGGTCATAAATGTATTCAAATCCTACATTTCCCGTGTTGGAGAAGGTCCTTTCCCAACAGAAATGACTCAAGAGGAAGCTGAAAGCAAAGGTCTTGAAGAGTATGGTGTTGTAACTGGAAGACGTAGAAGAATCGGTTACTTTGATATGGAACTTGCTAAGGAATCCTGCAGAATAAATGGAGCTACCCAAATAGCTTTAACATGTGTCGATAAGTTATTTGACTGCGCTCGTGTACAGGATTACGGCCAATTATCTGCTGAAACCAAGGCTTTCATTTCAGAAATAGAACAAGAGACTGGTGTGCCAGTAACAATCATTTCAACTGGGCCTGACTTAAAGGACACTATTGACTTAAGAAAAGAATTATTATAA
- a CDS encoding NAD(P)-dependent glycerol-1-phosphate dehydrogenase, translating to MDSKTIQMPREVHIGPNVLYDIGEICKNLRLFDEALVVSGFHTFDVAGKRTVEALEKSDFGVEVVKVKDASMESVEKVQERIANASVVLGVGGGKIIDVAKLASTNAHNYFISVPTTASHDGIASPMASIKNDMGSVSKSANSPMAVVADTGIINDSPFRLIASGCADIVSNYTAIKDWKLAYRLRNEPYSESAAALSEMTAKLIIKSSDSIKEGLEESARIVVKSLFSSGMAISIAGSSRPASGSEHLFSHALDRVAKKHALHGEQCGVGTIMMMHLHGGDWRSIQNILKTIGAPTTAAELGVDDDEIIEALTIAHTIRPERYTILGDNGLTRDAAIKLAKKTEVI from the coding sequence ATGGATTCTAAAACAATTCAAATGCCAAGGGAAGTGCATATTGGGCCTAATGTCCTTTATGACATAGGTGAAATATGCAAGAATTTACGCTTGTTTGATGAAGCTCTTGTCGTATCAGGTTTTCATACATTTGATGTGGCAGGTAAGCGTACAGTAGAAGCTTTGGAAAAGTCTGACTTTGGAGTTGAAGTTGTAAAGGTAAAGGATGCTTCAATGGAGTCTGTTGAAAAGGTGCAAGAAAGAATAGCTAACGCTTCTGTAGTGTTAGGTGTAGGTGGAGGAAAGATCATTGATGTAGCAAAGCTTGCTTCCACAAATGCCCATAACTATTTCATTTCCGTTCCAACAACCGCTTCCCACGATGGTATAGCATCACCAATGGCTTCAATAAAAAATGATATGGGTTCAGTTTCCAAAAGCGCTAACTCTCCTATGGCTGTTGTTGCTGACACTGGCATAATTAACGATTCTCCTTTTAGATTAATTGCTTCCGGTTGTGCAGATATTGTCTCCAATTACACTGCAATTAAGGATTGGAAATTGGCATACAGATTAAGAAATGAACCATACAGCGAGTCTGCTGCTGCATTGTCTGAAATGACTGCAAAGCTTATCATAAAGTCTTCCGACAGCATTAAGGAAGGGCTTGAGGAAAGTGCAAGAATTGTTGTTAAGTCATTGTTCAGCAGTGGTATGGCAATAAGCATTGCAGGGTCATCAAGACCTGCAAGCGGTTCTGAACACTTATTCAGTCATGCTTTGGATAGAGTTGCTAAAAAGCATGCATTGCATGGTGAGCAATGTGGTGTAGGAACAATCATGATGATGCATTTGCATGGTGGAGACTGGAGATCCATTCAAAATATATTAAAGACAATTGGTGCTCCAACAACTGCAGCTGAATTGGGTGTAGATGATGATGAGATTATTGAAGCATTGACAATTGCCCATACAATAAGACCAGAAAGATACACCATTTTAGGTGATAACGGTCTTACAAGAGATGCTGCAATTAAATTGGCTAAAAAGACTGAAGTCATTTAG
- the cofC gene encoding 2-phospho-L-lactate guanylyltransferase encodes MDKIYAIIPVNQFANAKTRLSPFLSPEERKNLLKAMLKDIAITLKPIVDDIIIISKDEEVLAYAEELELTALVEEDHKPSKASKNGDEGPLNKALKQAMKWCRKKTRKVIILPSDIPLIGKTNIKLLIDQAKNLDFIIVPSKGGGTNALIIKPLSIDMKFGGFSFKKHIEEAEKKKLVPLVHDSFYMALDVNTTEDLGEIMLHGNGTETKKYLESLGIKVESFRGHERLKVTRDE; translated from the coding sequence ATGGATAAGATTTATGCAATAATTCCAGTGAACCAATTTGCAAATGCTAAAACAAGATTATCTCCTTTCTTATCACCTGAAGAGAGAAAAAATCTTTTAAAGGCAATGCTAAAGGACATTGCAATCACATTAAAGCCTATTGTAGATGATATCATAATAATAAGTAAAGACGAAGAGGTTTTGGCATATGCAGAGGAATTGGAACTTACTGCACTTGTTGAAGAGGACCACAAGCCATCCAAGGCTTCAAAAAATGGTGATGAAGGCCCTTTAAACAAAGCTTTAAAGCAAGCTATGAAATGGTGCAGAAAGAAAACAAGAAAAGTCATAATCTTGCCATCTGACATTCCATTGATTGGAAAGACCAATATCAAGCTTCTAATTGATCAAGCTAAAAATCTTGATTTCATCATTGTTCCCTCTAAAGGTGGAGGAACCAATGCATTAATCATCAAGCCATTATCCATTGACATGAAATTTGGAGGATTCAGTTTCAAAAAGCACATTGAAGAGGCTGAAAAGAAGAAACTGGTCCCATTGGTTCATGACTCATTCTATATGGCACTTGATGTAAACACAACTGAAGACCTTGGTGAAATCATGCTTCATGGAAATGGAACAGAAACCAAGAAATATCTGGAATCACTTGGAATCAAAGTGGAATCATTCCGTGGCCATGAAAGACTTAAGGTCACTAGAGATGAATAA
- a CDS encoding ABC transporter substrate-binding protein — translation MDKKILAIIAVVIIALVAVGAYFATSGGSGDNVVRIGHLPSDHDTALFVAQEKKMFEDQGLTVELTQFNNGGDLMTAMTSGDIDIGYAGITPVMSSISQGVPVKVVSGAQIEGSSIVANKNSGINTVADLKGKTVATPGEATIQNMLLTSALTQAGVKTSDVEFTTMKAAQMTDALKAGQVDAMIIWEPYASIAVKNGDGKLVETSGEIIPGHPCCCVVAREDFIKNHPEELKKVLAAHENATAFTNENPAEAAACLPEDIVPDKDLQASVIKDTTFISGLDSTYKQNVMAFMNLEVKLGLLQKPLTQDQIFADL, via the coding sequence ATGGATAAAAAAATTTTAGCAATTATTGCTGTTGTAATTATAGCTCTTGTAGCTGTAGGTGCTTACTTTGCAACCAGCGGTGGCTCTGGTGACAATGTTGTAAGAATCGGTCACTTACCATCCGATCACGACACCGCACTTTTCGTTGCACAAGAAAAGAAAATGTTTGAAGATCAAGGTCTTACTGTTGAATTAACCCAATTTAACAATGGTGGAGACTTAATGACTGCTATGACAAGTGGAGATATCGATATTGGTTATGCAGGTATCACTCCTGTAATGTCTTCCATTTCTCAAGGAGTTCCAGTAAAAGTTGTATCCGGTGCTCAAATTGAAGGAAGTTCTATTGTTGCTAATAAAAACAGTGGAATCAACACTGTTGCTGACTTAAAAGGCAAAACTGTAGCAACCCCTGGTGAAGCAACCATTCAAAACATGCTTTTAACCTCTGCTTTAACCCAAGCTGGCGTTAAAACCAGTGATGTTGAATTCACTACCATGAAAGCTGCTCAAATGACTGATGCTTTAAAAGCGGGTCAAGTTGATGCTATGATCATTTGGGAACCATATGCTTCCATTGCAGTTAAAAACGGTGACGGTAAATTAGTTGAAACTAGTGGAGAAATCATTCCTGGTCACCCATGCTGTTGTGTTGTAGCAAGAGAAGACTTCATCAAAAATCATCCTGAAGAATTGAAAAAAGTCTTAGCTGCTCATGAAAATGCGACTGCATTCACTAATGAAAACCCTGCAGAAGCAGCTGCATGCTTACCTGAAGACATTGTTCCTGATAAAGACTTGCAAGCAAGTGTAATCAAAGACACTACTTTCATTTCCGGTTTAGACAGCACTTACAAACAAAATGTAATGGCATTCATGAACCTTGAAGTAAAATTAGGTCTTTTACAAAAACCTTTAACTCAAGATCAAATCTTCGCAGATTTATAA
- a CDS encoding transposase, whose protein sequence is MKDIINPNVEIPDDQVAMAFFRSVRWVNGVYCPKCKSYNVNSRGNQGRARRYVCKDCGANFNDFSGTIFHKSKIPLNVMLYILFNLDKKTTTQLSEELDYSRQCISRISKLFRDKLLSNPEFFDIDE, encoded by the coding sequence ATGAAAGATATTATTAATCCGAATGTAGAAATTCCTGATGATCAGGTAGCTATGGCATTCTTTAGGAGTGTCCGTTGGGTTAATGGAGTCTATTGTCCTAAATGCAAATCATATAACGTTAACAGTAGGGGAAACCAAGGAAGGGCAAGAAGATATGTGTGCAAGGATTGTGGCGCTAACTTCAATGACTTTTCAGGAACAATCTTCCATAAGAGCAAAATACCTCTAAATGTAATGTTATATATCCTATTTAATTTGGATAAGAAAACAACCACTCAATTGTCTGAAGAGTTGGATTACAGCAGGCAATGCATTTCAAGAATATCCAAATTGTTTAGGGATAAACTATTGAGCAATCCTGAATTCTTTGATATAGATGAATAA
- the thiD gene encoding bifunctional hydroxymethylpyrimidine kinase/phosphomethylpyrimidine kinase → MIGLTIAGFDPSGGAGISTDIKTMAAHGVHACAAVTALTAQNPKKVFSVEPVSTTYISEQIDSIFDEYTIKYSKTGLLYSKEIIQLVSKRVDEYNLSIVVDPVMVASAGDALAKMEIADALKKYLLEKTLLATPNVSEAEKLSGLKINDVNDAKEAAYKIGEYCNVMITGGHLNGTNIIYNKEKDELITLHQDLIKTDNLHGTGCSLSAAICANLVLLNNNDKNSKDEDNLKIAIEKSTKFIYESVKNGRYGTLNPNFNSKVL, encoded by the coding sequence ATGATAGGACTAACAATTGCGGGATTCGATCCTTCAGGAGGAGCAGGAATAAGCACTGACATCAAGACCATGGCAGCACATGGTGTTCATGCATGTGCAGCAGTCACTGCACTCACTGCACAAAACCCTAAAAAAGTGTTTTCTGTTGAACCTGTTAGCACTACATATATCTCTGAACAGATAGATTCTATTTTTGATGAGTACACTATCAAATACTCAAAGACAGGCCTATTATACTCAAAGGAAATCATCCAACTTGTAAGTAAAAGGGTCGACGAATACAATTTAAGCATAGTTGTTGATCCAGTGATGGTAGCTAGTGCAGGAGATGCACTTGCGAAGATGGAAATAGCTGATGCTTTGAAAAAATATCTTCTTGAAAAAACACTTCTTGCAACTCCTAATGTATCTGAAGCAGAAAAATTATCTGGATTAAAAATTAATGATGTGAATGATGCAAAAGAAGCAGCATATAAGATTGGAGAATATTGTAATGTAATGATTACTGGTGGACATCTTAATGGTACAAACATTATTTACAATAAGGAAAAAGATGAATTAATCACTTTACATCAGGATCTAATTAAAACTGATAATTTGCATGGAACCGGATGCAGCCTATCTGCTGCAATTTGTGCTAATCTTGTTTTATTAAACAACAATGATAAAAATAGCAAAGATGAAGATAATTTAAAAATAGCTATAGAAAAATCCACCAAATTCATTTACGAATCCGTTAAAAACGGTAGATACGGTACTTTAAATCCTAATTTTAATTCTAAAGTATTATAA
- a CDS encoding DUF6891 domain-containing protein gives MDKELIDEINYEIQVLIKIGFYSDDEILEIIDDEFIEEDISKDLISNLLLENNENLEELKEDSDDFIKLSKAFDDLTKEKIISIHNAGYDIEEGIQDSFELFTHLKNNKYEPIGFCFYTFEDIENAIEENALNIAFGDFEYDEKKGLKIAKKIVKALKDYGFEINWGESVDEIIEIENFNWKKKYDGKDYSMDGALEDFIRLNSEENEQ, from the coding sequence ATGGATAAGGAACTGATTGATGAGATCAATTATGAAATTCAGGTATTGATTAAAATTGGATTTTATAGTGATGATGAGATTTTAGAGATAATTGATGATGAGTTTATTGAAGAGGATATTTCTAAAGATCTTATTTCAAATCTTCTTTTGGAAAATAATGAAAATCTAGAGGAATTGAAAGAGGATTCAGATGATTTTATCAAATTAAGCAAGGCCTTTGATGATTTGACAAAGGAAAAGATCATTTCCATTCATAATGCTGGCTATGACATTGAAGAGGGAATTCAGGATTCATTTGAATTGTTTACACATTTGAAAAACAATAAGTATGAGCCTATAGGATTTTGTTTCTATACCTTTGAAGACATTGAAAATGCAATTGAGGAGAATGCATTGAATATTGCATTTGGCGATTTTGAGTATGATGAGAAAAAAGGCTTAAAAATAGCTAAAAAGATTGTTAAAGCCTTGAAAGACTATGGTTTTGAAATCAATTGGGGTGAATCCGTAGATGAAATAATTGAAATAGAGAATTTCAATTGGAAAAAGAAATATGATGGAAAGGATTATTCCATGGATGGAGCCCTTGAAGACTTTATTAGATTAAACAGTGAAGAAAATGAACAATAG
- a CDS encoding ABC transporter permease: protein MNIKKELLPFILPAILLIIWYLLTDGLHLIPYYILPSPLNVFTAAWTLLSNGKLFMHTSSTLVKVFSGIILASAVAIPLGIILGWYETLDRLSSLIISILRPIPPISWIPFSILWFGIGLSSAVFVIFIGCVFSVLVYTIDGVKRTDKVLIEAAQTLGANNWNILTQIVLPSALPYIVSGLKVGVSIALMCTVSAEMIASSRGLGYMILTASQLFQPGTVVVGMIIIGLIGILFDYGFRKAQDRIFW, encoded by the coding sequence ATGAATATTAAGAAAGAATTATTACCATTTATCTTACCGGCAATACTTCTCATTATTTGGTATTTGCTTACTGATGGTTTGCATTTGATTCCATACTATATTTTACCAAGTCCTTTAAACGTATTCACTGCGGCTTGGACTTTATTAAGCAATGGAAAATTGTTCATGCATACCTCAAGCACTCTTGTAAAGGTATTTTCAGGTATTATACTTGCATCAGCAGTTGCAATTCCTTTAGGAATAATTCTTGGATGGTATGAAACTTTAGATAGATTAAGTTCCTTGATCATTAGTATCTTAAGGCCTATTCCACCTATCTCTTGGATTCCATTTTCCATTTTATGGTTTGGCATAGGATTATCTTCAGCAGTATTCGTTATCTTCATCGGTTGTGTATTCTCTGTACTTGTATACACCATTGACGGTGTAAAGAGAACCGATAAGGTATTGATTGAAGCTGCTCAGACTTTAGGTGCTAACAATTGGAATATATTGACTCAAATCGTGCTTCCTTCTGCATTGCCTTACATTGTATCAGGGCTTAAGGTAGGTGTAAGTATCGCTTTGATGTGTACCGTATCCGCTGAGATGATTGCTTCAAGCAGAGGTTTAGGATATATGATCTTGACTGCAAGTCAATTGTTCCAACCAGGAACTGTTGTAGTTGGTATGATAATTATTGGTTTAATCGGTATTTTATTTGATTATGGATTTAGAAAAGCACAAGATAGAATATTCTGGTAA
- a CDS encoding UPF0179 family protein produces the protein MITLIGKELAKEGVSFVFYESAEECSECRFKASCVDSLKKGHRYTITEVRDVEQKCPVHENDKVQVVAVENAEFTILTDSKGVFEGSSFDFKRQGCSNKDCDFRHMCFPDGISKEEKGVYVKDLGKFADCPKGNALVKCIVKIQDK, from the coding sequence ATGATTACATTGATTGGTAAGGAATTGGCAAAGGAGGGAGTGAGCTTTGTATTTTATGAGTCCGCAGAAGAGTGTTCGGAATGCAGGTTCAAGGCATCATGTGTAGACTCCCTAAAGAAAGGTCATAGGTATACTATTACAGAAGTTAGGGATGTTGAACAGAAATGCCCTGTCCATGAGAATGATAAGGTTCAAGTGGTTGCTGTTGAAAATGCTGAATTCACTATCTTAACTGATTCAAAAGGAGTCTTTGAAGGATCAAGCTTTGACTTCAAGCGTCAAGGATGTTCAAATAAGGACTGTGATTTCAGACATATGTGCTTCCCAGATGGAATCTCTAAAGAGGAGAAGGGAGTTTATGTCAAGGATTTAGGAAAATTCGCGGATTGTCCTAAAGGAAACGCATTGGTTAAATGCATTGTTAAAATTCAAGATAAATAA
- a CDS encoding ABC transporter ATP-binding protein — protein MAIDIKNVSKSFITKDKDFLALKDVNLHVDDGELICLLGPSGCGKTTLLRMVAGLEEPDEGEIYDRVELVEGPSKERGFIFQQYSLFPWLNVLDNVMFGLNLSGEHSKEENLAAAERYLERVGLADFKYSYPHELSGGMKQRVAIIRSLLNHTPVLLMDEPFSAVDMLNRHTLQEQLIGVWKRFETTILFVTHDVDEAVYLADKIVIMDKRPGRIKDVVEVPLERPRQRESREFLDFQDEVEKLLGVWEP, from the coding sequence TTGGCAATTGATATAAAAAATGTTTCTAAATCATTTATTACTAAAGATAAAGATTTCCTGGCTTTAAAAGATGTCAATTTGCATGTTGATGATGGAGAGCTCATCTGTCTTTTAGGGCCTTCCGGTTGTGGGAAAACAACCCTTCTAAGAATGGTTGCAGGTTTGGAAGAACCTGATGAAGGTGAGATTTACGATAGAGTAGAACTTGTAGAAGGTCCTTCTAAGGAAAGAGGGTTCATTTTCCAACAATATTCTTTATTCCCTTGGTTAAATGTTTTAGATAATGTAATGTTTGGTTTAAATTTATCCGGAGAGCATAGTAAAGAGGAAAATCTTGCTGCTGCTGAAAGATATCTTGAAAGAGTTGGATTGGCTGACTTTAAATACAGTTATCCTCATGAACTTTCAGGTGGTATGAAGCAAAGGGTGGCTATTATCCGTTCCTTATTGAACCACACTCCTGTCTTGCTTATGGATGAGCCGTTTTCAGCAGTTGATATGTTGAATAGGCATACCTTGCAGGAACAATTGATTGGAGTTTGGAAAAGATTTGAAACCACTATTCTTTTCGTCACTCACGATGTTGATGAAGCGGTCTATTTGGCAGACAAGATTGTGATTATGGATAAAAGGCCAGGTAGAATAAAAGACGTAGTAGAGGTTCCTCTTGAAAGACCTCGTCAAAGAGAATCAAGAGAGTTCTTGGATTTCCAAGATGAAGTTGAAAAGCTTTTAGGAGTCTGGGAGCCCTAA
- a CDS encoding coenzyme F420-0:L-glutamate ligase: MRCVGTVVRGIRTPIIKENDDLATIVVDSLMAAKESEGFEFKDKDIVAITEAVVGISEGNYVTVDDVAEDLQNKFPSKNIGVTNPILSRNRFSIILKGIARAMDKITLLTSFPSDEVGNGILDEEVLDKSEYNLGSVITEDEYKETFGSWKHPFTGINMIDFYRELIESENCEVEFVFSNDVKTILDYNTDVLTCDIHTREKTTKMLKEEGAHVFGLHEVLTEPVGDSGCNPDFGLLGSNKATEERLKLFPKTGYTLVREVQKRLIDLTGKQIEVMVYGDGAFKDPVGKIWELADPVVSPAHTDGLVGYPNEIKLKYVSDNKFADLKGDELKEAIKEEIRQKDEDLTGQMITEGTTPRVLTDLIGSLCDLTSGSGDKGTPVIFIQGYFDNLAND, from the coding sequence ATGAGATGTGTTGGTACTGTTGTACGTGGAATAAGAACACCCATTATTAAAGAAAACGATGATTTAGCTACCATAGTTGTAGATTCATTGATGGCCGCAAAGGAGAGTGAAGGATTCGAATTCAAAGACAAGGATATCGTTGCAATTACCGAAGCAGTTGTAGGTATTTCAGAAGGAAACTATGTAACTGTAGATGATGTTGCAGAAGATTTGCAAAACAAATTCCCATCTAAAAACATTGGAGTGACAAACCCTATCTTAAGTAGAAACAGATTCTCCATTATCTTAAAAGGTATTGCAAGAGCAATGGACAAGATCACTCTTTTAACTTCATTCCCTTCAGACGAAGTAGGAAACGGTATCTTAGATGAAGAAGTTTTAGACAAAAGCGAATACAATTTAGGAAGCGTCATCACTGAAGATGAATATAAAGAAACTTTCGGTTCATGGAAACACCCATTCACCGGAATCAATATGATTGACTTTTACAGAGAATTGATTGAAAGCGAAAACTGTGAAGTTGAATTTGTCTTCTCAAATGATGTAAAAACAATCCTTGACTATAACACTGATGTCTTAACATGTGATATCCATACCAGAGAAAAAACCACAAAAATGCTTAAAGAAGAAGGAGCTCATGTATTCGGACTTCACGAAGTATTAACTGAACCTGTCGGAGATTCCGGATGCAACCCTGATTTCGGATTGCTCGGTTCCAACAAGGCAACTGAAGAAAGATTAAAATTATTCCCAAAAACAGGATACACTCTCGTTAGAGAAGTACAAAAAAGATTGATTGACCTTACCGGCAAACAAATTGAAGTTATGGTTTACGGTGACGGTGCATTCAAAGACCCTGTCGGAAAGATTTGGGAATTAGCTGATCCTGTTGTTTCACCAGCACATACCGATGGATTGGTAGGATATCCTAATGAAATCAAATTGAAATACGTTTCTGACAATAAATTCGCTGACTTGAAAGGAGACGAATTGAAAGAAGCAATCAAAGAAGAAATCAGACAAAAAGATGAAGACTTAACCGGGCAAATGATTACCGAAGGAACCACACCAAGAGTATTGACTGACTTAATCGGTTCATTATGTGACTTAACCAGTGGTTCTGGAGATAAAGGAACTCCAGTTATATTCATCCAAGGATACTTCGATAATTTAGCAAACGACTAA